Proteins encoded by one window of Psychromonas sp. L1A2:
- a CDS encoding IS30 family transposase, protein MKTYKQLTYAQRCQIYALKKIGMSQNKIAKQLNVSQSTLSREFARNTGKRGYRINQAQQATVKRRIEACKAIKMTSTLIALINVKLGEKWSPDQISGWLKKERGISISYETIYQHIWSDKRNGGQLFQHLRRKGKAYQTRNKDKQAGRGFIKNRVSIDERPNIVDTRSRVGDWEIDLVIGKGHSGALVTIVERKTRFTVSTRIDDKSAKTVTAATIALLKPFEDAVLTITADNGKEFAYHEELTKNLKCAVYFADPYCSWQRGLNENTNGLLRQYWPKSIDFKKVSNWAVKDVIVKLNERPRKKLDYNTPAKLMAEHMAAIAA, encoded by the coding sequence ATGAAAACATATAAACAACTGACCTATGCGCAACGATGCCAGATTTACGCACTAAAGAAAATAGGCATGAGTCAAAATAAAATAGCTAAACAATTGAATGTGAGTCAATCGACGCTTAGTAGAGAGTTTGCTCGCAATACAGGCAAGCGAGGTTACCGTATTAATCAAGCTCAACAAGCAACAGTTAAACGCCGTATTGAAGCCTGTAAAGCAATAAAAATGACATCGACTCTGATTGCATTAATAAATGTAAAACTAGGTGAAAAATGGAGTCCGGACCAAATTTCAGGATGGCTTAAGAAAGAGCGTGGCATCAGTATTAGCTATGAAACTATTTACCAACATATTTGGTCCGATAAGCGGAATGGCGGTCAATTATTCCAACATCTGCGCCGAAAAGGGAAAGCTTACCAAACGCGTAATAAAGATAAGCAAGCTGGTCGAGGTTTTATCAAGAACCGCGTCAGCATCGATGAACGGCCTAATATCGTTGACACACGTAGCCGAGTTGGTGATTGGGAAATAGATTTAGTCATTGGTAAAGGACACAGCGGTGCATTGGTGACTATTGTTGAGCGTAAAACACGTTTTACAGTATCGACACGTATTGATGATAAATCAGCAAAGACTGTCACTGCGGCTACTATTGCATTATTAAAACCATTTGAAGATGCAGTGTTAACCATTACCGCTGATAACGGTAAAGAGTTCGCTTACCACGAAGAGTTAACCAAAAATTTAAAGTGTGCAGTCTATTTTGCAGATCCATATTGTTCATGGCAACGCGGTTTGAATGAAAATACAAATGGTTTATTAAGACAATATTGGCCCAAATCTATCGACTTTAAAAAAGTATCGAATTGGGCAGTAAAAGATGTAATAGTGAAACTCAATGAAAGACCAAGAAAGAAATTAGATTACAATACGCCAGCCAAATTAATGGCTGAACATATGGCAGCTATAGCTGCTTAG
- a CDS encoding MDR family MFS transporter, translating to MSSKTLDRRTFLVFFSAVFLPMFLAAVDLTILATATPSIVSDLGQLHLSSWIAIGYLLATVASVPVYGWLGDRYGRRNILIWALGIFCIGSVVGALANNMHEMIVSRVIQGIGGGGLMSLSQALIAELIPPRQRAKYQGYFASMFACASIGGPVIGGIVVTHYSWHWLFWANIPLALIAVWRLLCLKGDAVLENRNRPIDRVGLIVFPVLCTLFLYWISVAGQDFEWWSLSSFSYLSIILLLITIFYRNQLRHPTPFLPNELLKNRAIYIPLITSMLFAACMFALIFFMPIYLQLGLKTNAATSGLLLLPLTIGQISGALISGRVMARTGIPKYIPVVGMSLSTCGFIALGSFTPNPILIGSLGMLCGIGFGTVMPTTQLVIQTVGGKANVGSVTALASLCRNLGAAIGTALFGVLIYALLPNFDHNTSIEVLINGPQEAVITAFQTSFYVAAIIAFLAAINAARAPIISLGNE from the coding sequence ATGAGTAGTAAAACGTTAGATCGTCGTACTTTTTTAGTTTTCTTCTCTGCGGTTTTCTTACCTATGTTTTTAGCTGCGGTAGACCTTACTATTTTAGCGACCGCAACACCGAGTATTGTCAGTGATCTTGGACAACTCCATTTATCATCATGGATAGCTATTGGCTATTTACTCGCTACTGTCGCTTCTGTACCGGTTTACGGTTGGTTAGGTGATCGTTACGGTCGCCGTAATATTTTAATTTGGGCATTAGGTATTTTCTGTATTGGCTCAGTTGTTGGTGCGTTGGCAAATAATATGCATGAAATGATTGTATCACGCGTCATTCAAGGTATCGGCGGAGGCGGTTTAATGAGCCTTTCACAAGCATTAATCGCTGAGTTAATACCTCCAAGACAACGAGCTAAATATCAAGGTTATTTTGCTTCTATGTTTGCTTGTGCAAGTATAGGAGGACCTGTGATAGGAGGGATAGTTGTAACTCATTATTCATGGCACTGGTTATTCTGGGCTAATATCCCATTAGCTTTAATTGCTGTTTGGCGTTTATTATGTTTAAAAGGTGATGCTGTTCTGGAGAATAGAAATAGACCTATCGATCGTGTTGGTTTAATTGTTTTCCCTGTTTTATGCACTTTATTTCTTTATTGGATTTCTGTCGCGGGACAAGATTTTGAGTGGTGGTCATTGTCTAGTTTTAGCTATTTATCCATTATATTATTGTTAATTACTATTTTTTATCGAAATCAACTTCGTCACCCTACACCGTTTCTACCAAATGAATTACTTAAAAATAGAGCCATTTACATTCCGCTAATTACTTCAATGCTATTTGCTGCTTGTATGTTTGCTTTAATATTTTTTATGCCTATTTATTTACAGTTAGGCTTAAAAACCAATGCCGCTACTTCTGGTCTACTATTACTTCCATTAACAATTGGTCAAATATCAGGTGCATTGATTAGTGGACGTGTTATGGCTAGAACAGGTATTCCAAAGTACATTCCTGTAGTGGGAATGTCATTATCTACATGTGGCTTTATAGCTTTAGGTAGCTTTACTCCGAATCCTATTTTAATTGGTTCGTTGGGGATGCTTTGTGGTATTGGTTTTGGCACTGTAATGCCTACTACTCAGTTAGTGATTCAGACTGTTGGGGGTAAGGCTAATGTAGGATCTGTTACCGCTTTAGCTTCTTTATGTCGTAATTTAGGGGCTGCTATTGGAACGGCTTTATTTGGCGTGCTTATTTATGCTTTATTACCTAACTTTGATCATAATACGAGCATTGAAGTATTGATAAATGGGCCACAGGAAGCGGTTATAACTGCTTTTCAAACGTCTTTTTATGTTGCTGCAATTATTGCCTTTTTAGCTGCTATTAATGCTGCTCGCGCACCTATTATTTCACTTGGAAATGAATAG
- a CDS encoding PTS mannitol transporter subunit IICBA, which produces MISSEAKIRVQNFGRFLSNMVMPNIGAFIAWGFITALFIPTGWFPNEGLAALVGPMIKFLLPLLIGYTGGKLIGGDRGAVVGAITTMGVIVGTEIPMFLGAMIVGPLGGYAISKFDKAVHGKIKSGFEMLVNNFSSGIIGMILAIISYYLIGPAVNVLSEGLAAGVNFLVQAGLLPLTSIFVEPAKILFLNNAINHGIFSPLGIQQSTELGQSIFFLIEANPGPGLGLLLAYMVFGKGTAKQTASGASIIHFFGGIHEIYFPYVLMNPRLILAVIAGGMTGVFTLTLFNAGLLSPASPGSIFAILLLTPKASLVGVVLSVIASTSVSFIVASLLMKTQKDLGEDEGDKLAEASNQMKNLKNAPAASAAQGNGDINMTNVTKIIVACDAGMGSSAMGASLLAKKVKSAGLNISVTNCAINNLPGDVDIVITHKDLTPRAIKHAGQAKHLSLTNFLDSTLYDGLVSELLASSSAPVANTASEVVEEEVTAKPVFELSAKNIHLGLKAENKEQAIQFAGEQLVKLGYAEPAYIKGMFEREKLVTTYLGESIAVPHGTIEAKESVIKTGIVVCQYSEGVLFGDEADDIAKLVIGIAAKNDEHISVITTITNALDDPEAIETLINSKDVQKVLSILS; this is translated from the coding sequence ATGATATCATCCGAAGCAAAAATCAGAGTACAAAATTTTGGTAGATTTCTATCAAATATGGTTATGCCAAATATTGGGGCATTTATAGCATGGGGTTTTATTACTGCACTGTTTATTCCAACAGGTTGGTTCCCAAATGAAGGATTGGCAGCTTTAGTTGGCCCGATGATTAAATTTCTGCTTCCTTTATTGATTGGTTACACTGGTGGTAAGTTAATTGGTGGTGATCGTGGTGCTGTAGTTGGTGCAATTACAACAATGGGTGTTATCGTTGGTACTGAAATTCCAATGTTCCTAGGTGCGATGATTGTTGGTCCTTTAGGTGGCTACGCAATTAGTAAATTTGATAAAGCTGTTCACGGTAAAATTAAGAGCGGTTTTGAAATGCTGGTGAACAACTTCTCATCAGGTATTATCGGTATGATCTTAGCTATCATCTCTTACTACTTGATTGGTCCAGCTGTTAATGTACTTTCTGAAGGTTTAGCTGCAGGCGTAAATTTCTTAGTACAAGCAGGTCTATTACCGTTAACGTCTATTTTCGTAGAACCGGCTAAAATCTTATTCTTAAACAATGCGATTAACCACGGTATCTTCTCTCCGTTAGGTATCCAACAGTCTACTGAATTAGGTCAATCAATATTCTTCCTAATCGAAGCAAATCCTGGTCCTGGTTTAGGTCTATTACTTGCTTACATGGTATTTGGTAAAGGTACTGCTAAGCAAACTGCTAGTGGCGCGTCTATCATCCACTTCTTCGGTGGTATCCATGAGATTTACTTCCCATACGTGTTAATGAATCCTCGTCTAATTCTTGCTGTTATCGCAGGTGGTATGACTGGTGTATTCACATTAACATTATTCAATGCCGGTCTTCTTTCTCCAGCATCTCCGGGTTCTATCTTTGCAATACTATTACTAACACCTAAAGCATCTCTAGTCGGTGTTGTGTTATCTGTTATTGCTTCTACATCTGTATCTTTCATTGTTGCTTCATTATTAATGAAAACACAAAAAGATTTAGGTGAAGATGAAGGTGATAAACTAGCTGAAGCTTCTAACCAAATGAAAAATCTTAAAAATGCACCAGCAGCTTCTGCCGCTCAAGGTAATGGCGATATCAACATGACAAATGTCACTAAGATTATCGTTGCTTGTGATGCGGGTATGGGTTCTAGTGCAATGGGCGCAAGCTTATTAGCTAAAAAAGTAAAATCAGCAGGTCTAAACATTAGTGTTACTAACTGTGCTATCAATAACCTTCCAGGTGATGTTGATATTGTTATTACACACAAAGATTTAACGCCTCGTGCAATTAAACATGCTGGTCAAGCTAAGCACTTATCTTTAACTAACTTCTTAGATAGTACGCTTTATGATGGACTAGTATCTGAATTATTAGCATCGTCTAGTGCACCAGTTGCTAACACTGCAAGTGAAGTCGTTGAAGAAGAAGTGACAGCAAAACCTGTTTTTGAATTATCAGCTAAGAATATTCATTTAGGCTTAAAAGCTGAAAATAAAGAACAAGCTATTCAATTTGCTGGTGAGCAACTAGTTAAGCTTGGTTATGCTGAACCTGCTTACATTAAAGGTATGTTTGAACGCGAAAAATTAGTAACAACTTATCTTGGTGAGTCAATTGCTGTTCCACATGGTACAATTGAAGCTAAAGAAAGCGTAATCAAAACAGGTATTGTTGTATGTCAATATTCTGAAGGTGTTCTGTTCGGTGACGAAGCTGATGACATTGCTAAACTTGTTATTGGTATTGCTGCTAAGAATGATGAACATATCAGTGTTATTACAACGATAACTAATGCGCTTGATGATCCAGAAGCTATCGAAACATTGATCAATAGTAAAGATGTTCAAAAAGTATTAAGTATATTAAGTTAG
- a CDS encoding mannitol-1-phosphate 5-dehydrogenase, translating into MKSIHFGAGNIGRGFIGKLLADAGVKVTFADVDEKVINLLNTLNTYNVKVVGAECKTEVVSGVDAINSTSDELVELISKTDLITTAVGPNVLVIIASKLAQGLALRFDANNEQFLNIIACENMIRGTTFLKTEVYKHLDEKYHEKAERLVGFVDSAVDRIVPPSESDDPLEVTVESFSEWIVDEQQFKGEVPVIEGMQKTDNLMAFIERKLFTLNTGHIMTAYLGALAGHETVKDAIDDEAICSQVKQAMQESGEVLINRYGFERDAHNAYIEKIIGRFANPYLHDEIDRVGRQPIRKLGENDRLVKPLLGTIEYATANDMLLKGIAAAFKYKNSDDPQAIELQASLEEIGFLATLSKYTGLAVNSDEAIKIEKLFLAMS; encoded by the coding sequence ATGAAATCAATTCATTTTGGCGCGGGCAACATTGGCCGTGGCTTTATCGGTAAATTACTAGCAGATGCTGGTGTTAAAGTAACTTTTGCTGATGTTGATGAGAAAGTTATTAATTTACTGAATACATTGAATACTTATAATGTAAAAGTCGTTGGTGCTGAATGTAAAACAGAAGTTGTTTCAGGTGTTGATGCAATTAACTCTACAAGTGATGAGTTAGTCGAATTAATTAGTAAAACTGATTTAATTACTACTGCTGTAGGCCCTAACGTTTTAGTTATTATTGCTAGTAAACTAGCACAAGGTCTAGCGTTACGTTTTGATGCAAATAATGAGCAGTTTCTTAATATCATCGCATGTGAAAATATGATCCGTGGTACTACTTTTCTTAAAACGGAAGTTTATAAGCATTTAGATGAAAAATATCATGAAAAAGCAGAGCGCCTAGTCGGCTTTGTTGATTCAGCTGTAGACCGTATTGTTCCTCCTTCAGAATCTGATGATCCATTAGAAGTAACTGTTGAAAGCTTTAGCGAATGGATTGTTGATGAACAACAATTTAAAGGCGAAGTTCCTGTTATTGAAGGTATGCAAAAAACAGATAATTTGATGGCTTTTATCGAACGTAAATTATTCACGCTTAATACTGGTCACATTATGACGGCTTATCTAGGTGCTTTAGCTGGTCATGAAACAGTAAAAGATGCTATCGATGATGAGGCTATCTGTTCCCAGGTTAAACAAGCGATGCAAGAAAGTGGTGAAGTGTTAATTAATCGTTACGGTTTTGAACGTGATGCTCATAACGCTTATATTGAAAAAATTATTGGCCGTTTTGCTAACCCATATCTTCACGATGAGATTGATCGTGTTGGTCGTCAACCAATTCGTAAGCTTGGTGAGAACGATCGTTTAGTTAAGCCTCTATTAGGTACTATCGAGTACGCCACTGCTAATGATATGTTATTGAAAGGTATTGCAGCTGCATTTAAATATAAAAACAGCGATGATCCACAAGCTATCGAATTACAAGCTTCTTTAGAAGAAATTGGCTTCTTAGCAACATTATCTAAATATACTGGTTTAGCAGTTAATAGTGACGAGGCTATTAAGATTGAAAAGCTATTCTTAGCTATGTCTTAA
- a CDS encoding MltR family transcriptional regulator: protein MSKKLQENEILEYLNASLTARGFFISAVDIFEQLIQTLIERIFLKNDFAVQSVVGPLLHDSGPLGELSVRLKLLFGLGAIPHVIYQDIEGMIKLKSLLNNDSAEYHFTDALIADTIKTLHLSKNMNMGIFDLVPVAQDNVDLVFYKMQLDRQQQVIKSSLALEIISICEVLNKESPF, encoded by the coding sequence ATGTCAAAAAAACTACAAGAAAATGAAATTTTAGAATATTTGAATGCGAGTCTTACTGCTCGTGGTTTTTTTATCTCTGCCGTTGATATTTTTGAACAGCTTATACAAACATTAATTGAACGTATTTTTTTGAAAAATGATTTTGCTGTTCAATCTGTTGTTGGTCCATTGTTACATGATTCAGGGCCTCTCGGTGAATTGTCTGTTCGTTTAAAGCTGTTATTTGGGCTGGGTGCAATACCTCATGTTATCTATCAAGATATTGAGGGTATGATTAAATTAAAAAGCTTATTAAATAATGACAGTGCAGAGTATCATTTTACTGATGCTCTGATTGCAGACACTATTAAAACACTACATTTATCTAAAAATATGAATATGGGTATTTTTGATTTAGTACCTGTTGCTCAAGATAATGTCGATTTAGTTTTTTATAAAATGCAATTAGATAGACAGCAACAAGTTATTAAGTCATCTCTTGCGCTTGAGATTATCTCTATTTGTGAAGTGCTAAATAAAGAGAGCCCTTTTTAA
- the hslU gene encoding ATP-dependent protease ATPase subunit HslU: MTNNMTPQQIAHELDRHIIGQSKAKRAVAIALRNRWRRMQLSEDIRHEVTPKNILMIGPTGVGKTEIARRLAKLANAPFIKVEATKFTEVGYVGKEVESIIKDLVEAAIKITKEQELAKVTAKAEDLAEDRILDILIPPAKTATEWDVNSTEVIEEGPARQSFRKKLREGKLDDKDIEIDVPAPQIGVEIMAPPGMEEMTNQLQGMFQNLGNKGESKKRTMKIKDAIKALIESEASKLINQEDLKEKAIFAAENNGIIFIDEIDKICKRGESSGPDVSREGVQRDLLPLIEGSTVSTKHGMVKTDHMLFIASGAFQVSKPSDLIPELQGRLPIRVELEALKEEDLARILTEPKASLSEQYQALLATEGVSINFTECGINKIAKSAWQVNETTENIGARRLHTMMEHIMDELSYEATERSGQSITIDEAYVANMLDEIVKDEDLTRYIL; encoded by the coding sequence ATGACTAATAATATGACTCCACAACAAATAGCGCATGAATTAGATCGCCACATTATTGGCCAGAGTAAAGCTAAACGCGCTGTTGCTATAGCATTACGTAATCGCTGGCGCCGTATGCAGTTAAGTGAAGATATCCGTCATGAAGTGACACCGAAAAACATTTTGATGATCGGTCCGACGGGTGTTGGTAAAACTGAAATTGCACGTCGTTTAGCAAAATTAGCAAATGCTCCTTTTATTAAAGTAGAAGCAACAAAATTTACTGAAGTAGGTTATGTAGGTAAAGAAGTTGAAAGTATTATTAAAGACTTAGTTGAAGCTGCAATTAAAATAACCAAAGAACAAGAATTAGCAAAAGTAACTGCAAAAGCAGAAGATTTGGCTGAAGACCGTATTTTAGATATTCTTATTCCGCCAGCTAAAACAGCGACAGAATGGGATGTAAACAGTACTGAAGTAATAGAAGAAGGTCCAGCAAGACAATCTTTCCGTAAAAAATTACGTGAAGGTAAACTTGATGATAAAGACATTGAGATTGATGTACCAGCTCCACAAATTGGCGTAGAAATTATGGCGCCTCCTGGTATGGAAGAGATGACTAACCAACTTCAAGGTATGTTTCAAAACCTAGGTAACAAAGGTGAATCTAAAAAACGTACGATGAAGATCAAAGATGCAATTAAAGCATTGATAGAATCAGAAGCATCGAAACTAATTAACCAAGAAGACTTAAAAGAAAAAGCCATTTTTGCAGCAGAAAACAACGGCATTATTTTCATCGATGAAATTGATAAAATATGTAAACGTGGTGAATCATCTGGTCCTGACGTTTCACGAGAAGGTGTACAACGTGACTTATTACCATTGATTGAAGGATCAACCGTTAGCACTAAACACGGAATGGTAAAAACAGACCATATGTTATTTATCGCATCTGGTGCGTTTCAAGTATCAAAACCATCGGACCTAATTCCAGAGCTACAAGGTCGTTTACCGATTCGAGTTGAACTTGAAGCATTAAAAGAAGAGGACTTAGCACGCATTTTAACTGAGCCTAAAGCTTCTTTAAGTGAACAATACCAAGCATTATTAGCAACAGAAGGTGTTTCTATTAACTTTACTGAGTGCGGTATTAACAAAATAGCTAAATCTGCGTGGCAAGTAAATGAAACAACTGAAAACATCGGTGCACGCCGTTTACATACTATGATGGAACATATTATGGATGAACTGTCATATGAGGCGACAGAGCGCTCAGGACAGTCTATTACTATTGATGAAGCCTACGTAGCTAATATGTTAGATGAAATCGTTAAAGATGAAGATTTAACCCGCTACATCCTATAA
- the hslV gene encoding ATP-dependent protease subunit HslV, with protein MTTIVSVRRGNQVVIGGDGQVSLGNTVMKGNARKVHRLYNDQVIAGFAGGTADAFTLLERFEAKLQAHQGNLERAAVELAKDWRTDRMLRKLEALLAVADKKHSYIITGNGDVVRPENDLIAIGSGGNFAQSAAMALLENTELSAQEIVEKALTIAGNICVFTNSNQTIECIDYDADVATTK; from the coding sequence ATGACTACTATTGTTTCTGTACGTCGCGGTAATCAAGTGGTTATCGGTGGTGATGGTCAGGTATCACTCGGTAACACGGTAATGAAAGGTAATGCACGTAAAGTACACCGCTTGTACAACGATCAAGTCATTGCAGGCTTCGCTGGAGGCACTGCCGATGCTTTTACATTATTAGAGCGTTTTGAAGCGAAACTGCAAGCTCACCAAGGTAATTTAGAACGAGCAGCAGTAGAGCTAGCAAAAGATTGGCGTACTGATCGAATGTTAAGGAAATTAGAAGCTTTATTAGCCGTTGCAGATAAAAAACACTCATACATTATTACTGGTAATGGTGATGTAGTTAGACCTGAAAATGATTTAATTGCTATCGGTTCAGGTGGTAATTTCGCACAATCAGCTGCGATGGCTTTATTAGAGAATACTGAATTGTCAGCACAAGAAATAGTTGAAAAAGCATTAACCATTGCTGGCAATATTTGCGTATTCACTAATAGCAATCAAACAATTGAATGTATCGATTATGATGCTGATGTAGCAACAACAAAATAG
- a CDS encoding SPOR domain-containing protein, with translation MARVTRRKPAKRGAKRNNKRKQSKQGFPYIACFVALLLIAFISYFVFAVEKPPAKIKPKKSTVKTEEVLPEMPQPEWDYVDILKTKEVKVDIPVDTKPSKPYQMQCGSFRHQDDAESLKAKIAFQGLTSMVKKTGNWYRVILGPYDRKRLAEKQRHKLQRAKIHGCQIWFWR, from the coding sequence ATGGCAAGAGTAACACGAAGAAAGCCTGCTAAACGCGGTGCAAAAAGAAATAATAAGCGTAAACAAAGCAAGCAAGGGTTCCCTTATATTGCCTGTTTTGTTGCATTATTATTAATTGCTTTTATTAGTTACTTTGTTTTTGCAGTTGAAAAGCCACCTGCAAAAATCAAACCTAAGAAGAGCACAGTTAAAACCGAAGAAGTATTGCCAGAAATGCCACAACCAGAATGGGATTATGTGGATATATTGAAAACTAAAGAAGTTAAAGTTGATATTCCGGTAGATACAAAACCAAGTAAACCTTACCAGATGCAATGTGGTTCGTTTAGACATCAAGATGATGCTGAATCATTAAAAGCTAAAATTGCATTCCAAGGTTTAACAAGTATGGTTAAAAAAACCGGTAATTGGTATCGCGTAATATTAGGCCCATACGATCGTAAACGCTTAGCAGAAAAACAGCGTCATAAATTACAACGAGCGAAAATTCATGGTTGTCAGATATGGTTCTGGCGTTAA
- the argS gene encoding arginine--tRNA ligase, translated as MKALIQNLLEQAVVSLQEQQILPADVQPRITIDRTKDKSHGDFANNLALMLAKPAKQNPRALAELIVKNLPTSELVIKTEIAGPGFINFFINPNYLEKQIDSAFADSRLNVELTATPQTIVIDYSSPNLAKEMHVGHLRSTIIGDSVTRTLAFQGHNVVRQNHVGDWGTQFGMLLAYMEELRAKGEEINKNLANLEVFYRAAKGRFDESEAFANRARDLVVALQSGDEECLTLWKEFKDISIAHCQEAYERLGVSLSIGDVRGESAYNKDLSVVVSDLDSKGLLQESQGAKCVFLDNFKNKEGEPLPVIIKKKDGGFLYATSDLAAIRYRQSALNADRVLYFVDARQGLHFQQVFEVARLADFVKADTTLEHMPFGTVMGEDGKPFKTRAGSTPKLADLLTEAEERAYELVKEKNKDMAEEELRHIASIVGIASVKYADLSKNRTSDYTFSFDSMLSFEGNTAPYLLYAYTRVASIFNKAGIEIDSLTADVTFTEEKEKDLASKLMQFNEIVSQVGKQGLPHFLCAYLFELAGLFSSFYEACPILVAENETQKQSRLKLAGLTAKTLQQGLALLGINTLERM; from the coding sequence ATGAAAGCATTAATCCAGAACCTACTTGAACAAGCGGTTGTTTCTTTACAAGAACAGCAAATTTTACCTGCCGATGTTCAACCTCGTATCACCATTGATCGTACTAAAGACAAATCACATGGCGACTTTGCAAATAACCTTGCATTAATGCTAGCAAAACCAGCAAAGCAGAATCCACGCGCACTTGCTGAATTAATCGTAAAAAACTTACCGACCTCTGAATTAGTGATAAAAACTGAAATAGCTGGACCTGGCTTCATTAACTTTTTTATCAACCCTAACTATTTAGAAAAACAAATAGACAGTGCATTTGCAGATTCTCGTTTAAATGTTGAATTAACTGCAACCCCGCAAACCATTGTTATCGATTACTCATCACCTAACCTTGCAAAAGAAATGCATGTTGGACATTTACGTTCAACGATTATAGGTGATTCAGTTACTCGTACCTTAGCATTCCAAGGGCATAACGTTGTTCGTCAAAATCACGTGGGCGATTGGGGTACTCAATTCGGCATGTTGTTAGCTTACATGGAAGAGCTCAGAGCAAAAGGCGAAGAGATCAATAAAAACCTTGCTAACTTAGAAGTTTTTTATCGTGCTGCAAAAGGTCGTTTTGATGAATCAGAAGCATTTGCAAACCGTGCTCGTGATTTAGTCGTGGCATTACAAAGTGGTGATGAAGAATGTTTAACACTATGGAAAGAATTTAAAGACATTAGTATTGCACATTGCCAAGAAGCTTATGAGCGTTTAGGTGTTAGCTTAAGCATCGGTGATGTTCGTGGTGAAAGTGCATACAATAAAGACTTATCTGTTGTGGTAAGCGACTTAGATAGCAAAGGTTTATTACAAGAAAGCCAAGGTGCTAAATGTGTTTTCTTAGATAACTTTAAAAATAAAGAAGGCGAACCGCTTCCCGTTATCATCAAGAAAAAAGATGGTGGTTTCTTATATGCAACATCGGATTTAGCTGCTATCCGCTACCGTCAATCAGCATTAAATGCAGATCGAGTATTATACTTTGTAGATGCTCGTCAAGGCTTGCACTTCCAACAAGTATTTGAAGTAGCTCGTTTAGCTGACTTTGTAAAAGCAGACACGACCCTTGAACATATGCCATTTGGCACTGTAATGGGGGAAGATGGCAAACCTTTCAAAACACGTGCTGGGTCTACCCCTAAATTGGCTGATTTATTAACTGAAGCTGAAGAACGTGCTTACGAATTAGTAAAAGAGAAAAATAAAGATATGGCCGAAGAAGAACTTCGTCATATTGCTTCAATTGTTGGTATTGCCTCTGTTAAATATGCTGACTTATCAAAAAACCGTACTAGTGATTACACCTTTAGCTTTGACAGTATGCTAAGTTTTGAAGGTAATACCGCCCCTTATTTATTATACGCTTACACACGAGTAGCCAGTATTTTCAATAAGGCAGGTATTGAAATAGACAGTCTTACCGCAGATGTCACTTTCACTGAAGAAAAAGAGAAAGATTTAGCAAGTAAATTAATGCAATTCAATGAAATTGTTAGTCAAGTAGGCAAACAAGGCCTACCGCATTTCTTGTGCGCATACTTATTTGAGCTTGCAGGGTTATTCTCAAGTTTTTACGAAGCTTGCCCTATTTTAGTAGCTGAAAATGAAACTCAGAAACAAAGCCGTTTAAAATTAGCAGGCTTAACAGCAAAAACATTACAACAGGGTTTAGCATTATTAGGCATTAACACATTGGAACGCATGTAA